A genomic segment from Burkholderia plantarii encodes:
- a CDS encoding DUF4902 domain-containing protein: MPDDGRLHLTRVELERIALQHRWSALDDEVRETLAARGVHCLLCGVTEWQSRHPAGLVSVGWAWLLKPVGEAELAPGSIGSNLMLTGEHGEPLGRRATDALLRARLATLGWQADVYVALARHWPRKPLLQ, translated from the coding sequence ATGCCCGACGATGGACGCCTCCACCTGACCCGCGTCGAGCTGGAGCGGATCGCGCTGCAGCATCGCTGGTCGGCGCTCGACGACGAGGTGCGCGAGACGCTGGCCGCGCGCGGCGTCCACTGCCTGCTCTGCGGCGTCACCGAATGGCAGAGCCGGCATCCGGCCGGCCTCGTCTCGGTGGGCTGGGCCTGGCTGCTGAAGCCGGTCGGCGAGGCCGAACTCGCGCCGGGCTCGATCGGCAGCAACCTGATGCTGACCGGCGAGCATGGCGAGCCGCTCGGCCGGCGCGCCACCGACGCGCTGCTGCGCGCGCGGCTCGCCACCCTCGGCTGGCAGGCCGACGTGTACGTCGCGCTGGCGCGCCACTGGCCGCGCAAGCCGCTGCTGCAGTGA
- a CDS encoding LuxR family transcriptional regulator codes for MHVLVPNWLDEFSRCKSYDEVLAVLTRAASALGFEYAAHGMRKPFPIHNRQTVMISNYPDTWRERYVHARYVEVDPVVRAALGSNEPVVWSAGSGLSAAEFWGEASSFGIVEGWSAASRGANGTVGLLTLSRSDDLISDAEQASYRGVVLWLAQTAHAVVAPFLPGGNVAGSPLTQREIDVLKWTADGKTAHEISMILSIAESTVNFHVKNIVAKLDVTNKIQAVAKAALTGLLR; via the coding sequence ATGCATGTCTTGGTTCCCAACTGGCTTGATGAATTCTCCCGATGCAAGAGCTATGACGAGGTGCTGGCGGTACTCACGCGCGCCGCGTCGGCATTGGGATTCGAGTACGCCGCGCACGGCATGCGCAAGCCGTTCCCGATCCACAACCGGCAGACCGTGATGATCTCGAACTACCCCGACACCTGGCGCGAGCGCTATGTCCACGCGCGCTACGTCGAGGTCGATCCGGTGGTGCGGGCCGCGCTCGGCAGCAACGAGCCGGTGGTCTGGTCGGCCGGCAGCGGCCTGTCCGCCGCCGAGTTCTGGGGCGAGGCGTCGTCGTTCGGGATCGTCGAGGGATGGTCGGCGGCCTCGCGCGGCGCGAACGGCACGGTCGGCCTGCTCACGCTGTCGCGCAGCGACGACCTGATCAGCGACGCGGAACAGGCCAGCTACCGCGGCGTCGTGCTGTGGCTCGCGCAGACCGCGCATGCCGTGGTGGCGCCGTTCCTGCCGGGCGGCAACGTCGCCGGCTCGCCGCTGACGCAGCGCGAGATCGACGTGCTCAAGTGGACCGCGGACGGCAAGACCGCGCACGAGATCTCGATGATCCTCAGCATCGCCGAGAGCACGGTCAACTTCCACGTCAAGAACATCGTCGCCAAGCTCGACGTGACGAACAAGATCCAGGCGGTGGCCAAGGCCGCGCTGACGGGTTTGCTGCGCTGA
- a CDS encoding IclR family transcriptional regulator, whose product MSTDDLQAKPGDSYVQSFARGLAVIRAFDAEHPEQTLTEVAAATGLTRAGARRILLTLQTLGYVEADGRLFRLTPKILDLGFAYLTSMPFWNLAEPVMEQLSARIHESCSAAVLDRTEIVYVLRVPTHKIMTINLSIGSRLPAYCTSMGRVLLSSLDEAALDEVLARSPIAAHTPRTLTDPAALKAEIATVRKQGWAIVDQELEGGLISLSAPIRNRRGKVIAAMNISGNAQRHTARQMVKEFLEPLLEASQMVSALVARRG is encoded by the coding sequence ATGAGCACCGACGACCTTCAGGCCAAACCCGGCGATTCCTATGTCCAGTCGTTCGCGCGCGGCCTCGCCGTGATCCGCGCGTTCGACGCCGAACATCCCGAGCAGACGCTGACCGAGGTTGCCGCCGCCACCGGCCTCACGCGCGCCGGCGCGCGGCGCATCCTGCTGACGTTGCAGACGCTCGGCTACGTGGAGGCCGACGGCCGGCTGTTCCGGCTCACGCCGAAGATCCTCGATCTGGGCTTCGCGTACCTGACCTCGATGCCGTTCTGGAACCTCGCCGAGCCGGTGATGGAGCAGCTGTCCGCGCGCATCCACGAAAGCTGTTCGGCGGCCGTGCTCGACCGCACCGAGATCGTCTACGTGCTGCGCGTGCCGACCCACAAGATCATGACCATCAACCTGTCGATCGGCAGCCGGCTGCCGGCCTACTGCACGTCGATGGGGCGCGTGCTGCTGTCCTCGCTCGACGAGGCCGCGCTCGACGAGGTGCTCGCGCGCAGCCCGATCGCGGCGCACACGCCGCGCACGCTGACCGATCCGGCCGCGCTGAAGGCCGAGATCGCCACCGTGCGCAAGCAGGGCTGGGCGATCGTCGACCAGGAACTCGAGGGCGGGCTGATCTCGCTGTCGGCGCCGATCCGCAACCGCCGCGGCAAGGTGATCGCGGCGATGAACATCAGCGGCAACGCCCAGCGGCATACGGCGAGACAAATGGTAAAGGAATTCCTCGAACCGCTGCTGGAAGCCTCGCAGATGGTATCGGCGCTGGTGGCGCGGCGCGGCTAG
- a CDS encoding RNA polymerase sigma factor, translated as MEPPPTPPPPTAQDREIADAVARERPRLRNFIRRRVLDQDEAEDILQDVFEEMVEAYRLPESIEQIGAWLFRVARNRIIDRFRKKKEAPLPEPAGDDDEACRLDLALPASTDGPEAAYERAALLDTLRAALDELPPGQREVFIAHELDGRSFKELAAATGTSVNTLLARKRYAVLHLRKRLQPVYDEFGN; from the coding sequence ATGGAACCGCCGCCCACCCCGCCCCCGCCGACCGCGCAGGACCGTGAAATCGCCGACGCCGTCGCCCGCGAGCGGCCGAGGCTGCGCAATTTCATCCGCCGGCGCGTGCTCGACCAGGACGAGGCCGAGGACATCCTGCAGGACGTGTTCGAGGAGATGGTCGAGGCGTACCGGCTGCCGGAGTCGATCGAGCAGATCGGCGCGTGGCTGTTTCGCGTCGCACGCAACCGGATCATCGACCGCTTCCGCAAGAAGAAGGAGGCGCCGCTGCCCGAGCCCGCCGGCGACGACGACGAGGCCTGCCGGCTCGACCTCGCGCTGCCCGCCTCGACCGACGGCCCGGAGGCCGCCTACGAACGCGCCGCGCTGCTCGACACGCTGCGCGCCGCGCTCGACGAGCTGCCGCCCGGCCAGCGCGAGGTGTTCATCGCCCACGAACTCGACGGGCGCAGTTTCAAGGAGCTGGCCGCGGCCACCGGCACGAGCGTCAACACGCTGCTGGCCCGCAAGCGGTACGCGGTGCTGCATCTGCGCAAGCGACTGCAGCCCGTCTACGACGAATTCGGAAATTGA
- a CDS encoding acyl-homoserine-lactone synthase: protein MMTTIRRTGDDLAELFRPLAEYRHAVFVEKLGWPLAVRDGLELDQFDGAGTRYLIGRDGNGAICGCARLLPTRGAYLLSDVFASLLDGAAPPHDDRVWELSRFAVTHPADAGRAIIDVDAATRAMLGASVRLAAECGAERLITVSPLGIERLLLRMGVDAHRAGRPQRIGGKPIFACWIELNRQTTEALHLAPPPGANRLPPPAERAVRPYLGARA, encoded by the coding sequence ATGATGACAACGATACGTAGAACCGGGGACGATCTCGCCGAGCTGTTCCGTCCGCTGGCCGAATACCGCCACGCGGTGTTCGTCGAGAAACTGGGGTGGCCGCTCGCGGTGCGCGACGGCCTCGAACTCGACCAGTTCGACGGCGCCGGCACGCGCTACCTGATCGGCCGCGACGGCAACGGCGCGATCTGCGGCTGCGCGCGGCTGCTGCCGACCCGCGGCGCCTATCTGCTCTCCGACGTGTTCGCCTCGCTGCTCGACGGCGCCGCGCCGCCGCACGACGACCGCGTCTGGGAGCTGTCGCGTTTCGCGGTCACGCATCCGGCCGACGCCGGCCGCGCGATCATCGACGTCGACGCGGCGACGCGCGCGATGCTCGGCGCGAGCGTCAGGCTCGCGGCCGAGTGCGGCGCCGAACGGCTCATCACCGTCTCGCCGCTCGGCATCGAGCGCCTGCTGCTGCGCATGGGCGTCGACGCGCATCGCGCGGGCCGTCCGCAGCGCATCGGCGGCAAGCCGATCTTCGCCTGCTGGATCGAGCTCAACCGCCAGACCACCGAGGCCCTGCATCTCGCCCCGCCGCCGGGTGCGAACCGCCTGCCGCCGCCGGCCGAACGCGCCGTGCGCCCGTACCTCGGGGCCCGGGCCTAG
- a CDS encoding ABC transporter transmembrane domain-containing protein encodes MSDAAPRAARIGPLFSLLPFMRPYAGRWALAFLALVTSAGATLVLPVAFKYLIDRGFAGGDPAHVDRYFIALFAVALVLAGATALRFYLVSWLGERVTADLRRAVYGHVVRMSPQFFETTQTGEVLSRLTTDTTLIQAVVGTSLSLGMRNFFMLLGGLAMLVVTSPVLSGYIIGTLVVVVAPVVIFGRRVRRLSRASQDTVANASALAGEVLNAMPTVQSYRQEAFEAGRFGDAVETAFDTALRRIRARAWLTGVVIVLVFSAIVFVLWLGAQAVLAGTMSAGQLSQFILYAVLTAGAVGAVAEVWGDLQRAAGATERLLQLLAARSPVLEAGRTVPLPMRGTGIRFEDVSFSYPSRPGIDALAGISLDVREGEHVALVGPSGAGKTTLFQLLLRFYDPRAGRITINGVATREVPLDALRRAVGVVLQESVIFSGSVLENIRYGMPEATLDDVKRAAGMAAAADFIEDLPQGYDTFLGERGVRLSGGQRQRIAIARAILKNPPILLLDEATSALDAASERLVQQALDNAAQNRTTLVIAHRLATVQQADRIVVLEHGRIVAQGRHAELLTSSPLYAQLAALQFGETVR; translated from the coding sequence GTGTCAGACGCCGCTCCCCGTGCCGCCCGCATCGGCCCGCTGTTCTCCCTGCTGCCGTTCATGCGCCCGTATGCCGGACGCTGGGCGCTCGCGTTCCTCGCGCTGGTGACCTCGGCCGGCGCGACGCTGGTGCTGCCGGTGGCGTTCAAGTACCTGATCGACCGCGGTTTCGCGGGCGGCGACCCGGCCCACGTCGACCGCTACTTCATCGCGCTGTTCGCGGTGGCGCTGGTGCTGGCCGGGGCCACGGCGCTGCGCTTCTATCTGGTCTCGTGGCTCGGCGAGCGCGTGACGGCGGACCTGCGGCGCGCCGTGTACGGCCACGTGGTGAGGATGAGCCCGCAGTTCTTCGAAACCACGCAAACGGGCGAAGTGCTGTCGCGGCTGACCACCGACACCACGCTGATCCAGGCCGTGGTGGGCACCAGCCTGTCGCTCGGCATGCGCAACTTCTTCATGCTGCTGGGCGGCCTCGCGATGCTGGTGGTGACGAGCCCGGTGTTGTCCGGCTACATCATCGGCACGCTGGTGGTGGTGGTCGCGCCCGTCGTTATTTTTGGACGCCGGGTGCGGCGGCTGTCGCGCGCGAGCCAGGACACGGTGGCGAACGCCAGCGCGCTGGCGGGCGAGGTGCTCAACGCGATGCCGACCGTGCAGTCGTACCGGCAGGAGGCGTTCGAGGCCGGGCGCTTCGGCGACGCGGTGGAAACCGCGTTCGACACGGCGCTGCGGCGCATCCGGGCGCGCGCCTGGCTGACGGGCGTGGTGATCGTGCTGGTGTTCAGCGCCATCGTGTTCGTGCTGTGGCTGGGCGCGCAGGCGGTGCTGGCCGGCACCATGAGCGCGGGGCAGCTCTCGCAGTTCATTCTCTACGCGGTGCTGACGGCCGGCGCGGTGGGCGCGGTGGCCGAGGTATGGGGCGACCTGCAGCGCGCGGCCGGCGCGACCGAGCGGCTGCTGCAGCTGCTGGCGGCGCGCTCGCCGGTGCTGGAGGCCGGCCGGACCGTGCCGCTGCCGATGCGGGGCACGGGCATCCGCTTCGAGGACGTCAGCTTCTCGTATCCGTCGCGGCCCGGCATCGACGCGCTGGCGGGGATTTCGCTCGACGTGCGCGAGGGCGAACACGTGGCGCTGGTGGGGCCGTCCGGCGCCGGCAAGACCACGCTGTTCCAGCTGCTGCTGCGCTTCTACGATCCGCGCGCGGGGCGCATCACGATCAACGGCGTCGCCACCCGCGAGGTGCCGCTCGACGCGCTGCGGCGGGCCGTCGGCGTGGTGCTGCAGGAATCGGTGATCTTTTCCGGCAGCGTACTCGAGAACATCCGCTACGGGATGCCCGAAGCCACGCTCGACGACGTGAAGCGCGCCGCCGGGATGGCCGCGGCCGCCGACTTCATCGAGGACCTGCCGCAAGGCTACGACACGTTCCTCGGCGAGCGCGGCGTGAGGCTGTCGGGCGGGCAGCGGCAGCGCATCGCGATCGCGCGGGCGATCCTGAAGAATCCGCCGATCCTGCTGCTCGACGAGGCGACCAGCGCGCTCGACGCGGCCAGCGAACGGCTCGTGCAGCAGGCGCTCGACAACGCCGCGCAGAACCGCACGACGCTGGTGATCGCGCACCGGCTGGCCACCGTGCAGCAGGCCGACCGGATCGTGGTGCTCGAGCACGGGCGCATCGTGGCGCAGGGCCGGCACGCGGAGCTGCTGACGAGTTCGCCGCTCTACGCGCAGCTGGCGGCGCTGCAGTTCGGCGAAACGGTGCGCTGA
- a CDS encoding methyltransferase domain-containing protein has product MLDALDAASPRYWDDHFERRHTPWDQGGAPPAFQAFAARQPRPLEVLIPGCGSAHEALWLAERGWRVRAIDFSAAAAAAAQARLGAHRACAEQADFFGYQPPFAPGWIYERAFLCALPRARQRDYAARMAELLAPGALLAGFFLIGATPSGPPFGFVHDALLALLGPHFELLEEHGVAGSIPAFAGKERWMTWRRRR; this is encoded by the coding sequence TTGCTGGACGCGCTCGACGCGGCCAGCCCGCGCTACTGGGACGATCATTTCGAGCGCCGCCACACGCCGTGGGACCAGGGCGGCGCGCCGCCCGCGTTCCAGGCGTTCGCGGCGCGCCAGCCGCGCCCGCTCGAGGTGCTGATTCCCGGCTGCGGCAGCGCGCACGAAGCGCTCTGGCTGGCCGAGCGCGGCTGGCGCGTGCGCGCCATCGATTTCTCGGCCGCCGCCGCCGCCGCCGCGCAGGCCCGGCTCGGCGCGCACCGGGCCTGCGCCGAGCAGGCGGACTTCTTCGGCTACCAGCCGCCGTTCGCGCCGGGATGGATCTACGAGCGCGCGTTCCTGTGCGCGCTGCCGCGCGCGCGGCAGCGCGACTACGCCGCGCGGATGGCCGAACTGCTGGCGCCGGGCGCGCTGCTGGCGGGCTTCTTCCTGATCGGCGCCACGCCCTCGGGGCCGCCGTTCGGTTTCGTGCACGACGCGCTGCTGGCGCTGCTGGGGCCGCACTTCGAGCTGCTCGAGGAACACGGCGTGGCCGGCTCGATTCCCGCGTTCGCCGGCAAGGAGCGCTGGATGACGTGGCGCCGGCGCCGTTGA
- a CDS encoding 4Fe-4S binding protein produces MSRDVTTTTAACKQPPGVIAPSVDFARCEGKTDCAVVCPEDVFEIRRIDDADYRRLGLMQRFKLRVHGMRVAYAPNADACRGCGLCVPACPERAITLVKVR; encoded by the coding sequence ATGAGCCGCGACGTCACCACCACCACCGCCGCCTGCAAGCAGCCGCCCGGCGTGATCGCGCCGTCGGTCGACTTCGCGCGCTGCGAAGGCAAGACCGACTGCGCCGTGGTCTGCCCGGAGGACGTGTTCGAGATCCGCCGCATCGACGACGCCGATTACCGGCGGCTCGGCCTGATGCAGCGCTTCAAGCTGCGCGTGCATGGCATGCGCGTGGCCTACGCGCCGAACGCCGACGCGTGCCGCGGCTGCGGGCTGTGCGTGCCGGCCTGCCCCGAGCGCGCCATCACGCTCGTCAAGGTGCGCTGA
- the pcaF gene encoding 3-oxoadipyl-CoA thiolase translates to MTDAFLCDAIRTPIGRYGGALSGVRADDLGAVPIKALVERNRDVDWAAIDDVIYGCANQAGEDNRNVARMSALLAGLPQAVPGSTVNRLCGSGMDAIGIAARAIKSGEAGLMIAGGVESMSRAPFVMGKASSAFSRQAEIFDTTIGWRFVNPLMKQQYGVDSMPETGENVATDYAVSRADQDAFALRSQQKAARAQQDGSLAQEIVAVTIAQKKGDPLVVSRDEHPRETSLEALAKLKGVVRPDGTVTAGNASGVNDGACALLVANEENAKRHGLVPRARILGIATAGVAPRVMGIGPAPATQKLLARLGMTIDQFDVIELNEAFASQGLAVLRLLGVGDDDPRVNPNGGAIALGHPLGASGARLVTTAMYQLHRTHGRFALCTMCIGVGQGIALAIERV, encoded by the coding sequence ATGACCGATGCATTCCTCTGCGACGCGATCCGCACCCCGATCGGGCGATACGGCGGCGCGCTGTCGGGCGTCCGGGCCGACGATCTCGGCGCGGTGCCGATCAAGGCGCTCGTCGAGCGCAACCGCGACGTCGACTGGGCCGCGATCGACGACGTGATCTACGGCTGCGCGAACCAGGCCGGCGAGGACAACCGCAACGTGGCGCGCATGTCGGCGCTGCTGGCGGGCCTGCCGCAGGCCGTGCCGGGCTCGACCGTGAACCGGCTGTGCGGCTCGGGCATGGACGCGATCGGCATCGCCGCGCGCGCCATCAAGTCCGGCGAGGCCGGCCTGATGATCGCGGGCGGCGTGGAGAGCATGAGCCGCGCGCCGTTCGTGATGGGCAAGGCGAGCAGCGCGTTCTCGCGCCAGGCCGAGATCTTCGACACGACCATCGGCTGGCGTTTCGTGAACCCGCTGATGAAGCAGCAATACGGCGTCGATTCGATGCCGGAGACGGGCGAGAACGTCGCGACCGACTACGCGGTGAGCCGCGCCGACCAGGACGCGTTCGCGCTGCGCAGCCAGCAGAAGGCGGCGCGCGCGCAGCAGGACGGCTCGCTCGCGCAGGAAATCGTCGCGGTCACGATCGCGCAGAAGAAGGGCGACCCGCTGGTGGTCTCGCGCGACGAGCATCCGCGCGAGACCTCGCTCGAAGCGCTCGCGAAGCTCAAGGGCGTGGTGCGCCCGGACGGCACCGTGACGGCCGGCAACGCCTCGGGCGTCAACGACGGCGCCTGCGCGCTGCTGGTGGCCAACGAGGAGAACGCGAAGCGCCACGGCCTGGTGCCGCGTGCGCGGATCCTCGGCATCGCCACCGCCGGCGTCGCGCCGCGCGTGATGGGCATCGGCCCGGCGCCGGCCACCCAGAAGCTGCTCGCGCGGCTCGGCATGACGATCGACCAGTTCGACGTGATCGAGCTGAACGAGGCGTTCGCCTCGCAGGGCCTCGCGGTGCTGCGCCTGCTCGGCGTGGGCGACGACGATCCGCGCGTGAACCCGAACGGCGGCGCGATCGCGCTCGGCCACCCGCTCGGCGCCTCGGGCGCGCGGCTCGTGACCACGGCGATGTATCAGCTGCACCGCACCCACGGCCGCTTCGCGCTCTGCACGATGTGCATCGGCGTCGGCCAGGGCATCGCGCTCGCGATCGAGCGCGTCTGA
- a CDS encoding PAS domain-containing methyl-accepting chemotaxis protein: MRNNQPVTQHEYEFPEDSTLMSTTTANGTITYANATFVQISGYSAEEIVGSPHNVVRHPDMPREAFADMWATIQGGEPWMALVKNRRKNGDHYWVRANAVPLMRNGQPQGYMSVRTKASREEIEGAEALYADFREGRTRGRRFYKGLVVRGGIGRLGSLLKTISVRTRMYGPLVALVPVVAAGAWASGVTGAALAGVAGSAAVAAGLVAAWLDVQIAQPLRAVRQRALDVATGENRSGPAVTRVDEIGMTLRTIDQLGLMFRWLVDDVSEQVLNVQRASSEIAQGNNDLSARTEQAATAVQQTASSMAEMTATVSNNAATASQANQLAVSASDAAARGGHSVGEIVGTMNEITDSSRRIADIIGVIDGIAFQTNILALNAAVEAARAGEQGRGFAVVAGEVRALAQRSANAAKEIKTLIENSVERVASGARRVDDAGRAMDDLVLQVKRVADLIAEISSSTSEQSVGVEQVDRAVIDLDNITQQNAALVEQSAAASESLRQQATSLVDAVGVFR; the protein is encoded by the coding sequence ATGCGCAATAACCAGCCGGTCACGCAGCACGAATACGAATTCCCGGAAGACTCGACGCTGATGTCGACGACCACCGCCAACGGCACGATCACCTACGCGAACGCCACGTTCGTCCAGATCAGCGGCTACTCGGCCGAGGAGATCGTGGGCTCGCCGCACAACGTCGTCCGCCATCCGGACATGCCGCGCGAGGCGTTCGCGGACATGTGGGCCACCATCCAGGGCGGCGAGCCGTGGATGGCGCTCGTCAAGAACCGCCGCAAGAACGGCGATCACTACTGGGTGCGCGCCAACGCGGTGCCGCTGATGCGCAACGGCCAGCCGCAGGGCTACATGTCGGTGCGCACCAAGGCGTCACGCGAGGAGATCGAGGGGGCCGAGGCGCTCTACGCCGATTTCCGCGAGGGCCGCACGCGCGGGCGGCGTTTCTACAAGGGGCTGGTGGTGCGCGGCGGGATCGGCCGACTCGGCTCGCTGCTGAAGACGATCTCGGTACGCACGCGGATGTACGGGCCGCTCGTCGCGCTGGTGCCGGTGGTGGCGGCCGGCGCCTGGGCGAGCGGCGTGACGGGCGCGGCGCTGGCGGGCGTGGCGGGCTCCGCGGCGGTGGCCGCGGGCCTCGTCGCGGCCTGGCTCGACGTGCAGATCGCGCAGCCGCTGCGCGCGGTGCGGCAGCGCGCGCTGGACGTGGCGACCGGCGAGAACCGCAGCGGCCCGGCCGTCACGCGCGTCGACGAGATCGGCATGACGCTGCGCACGATCGACCAGCTCGGGCTGATGTTCCGCTGGCTGGTGGACGACGTCAGCGAGCAGGTGCTGAACGTGCAGCGCGCGAGCAGCGAGATCGCGCAGGGCAACAACGACCTGAGCGCGCGCACCGAGCAGGCGGCCACCGCCGTGCAGCAGACCGCCTCGTCGATGGCCGAGATGACGGCCACGGTATCGAACAACGCGGCCACCGCCTCGCAGGCGAACCAGCTCGCGGTGTCGGCCAGCGACGCGGCCGCGCGCGGCGGCCATTCGGTGGGCGAGATCGTCGGCACCATGAACGAGATCACCGACAGCTCGCGGCGCATCGCCGACATCATCGGCGTGATCGACGGCATCGCGTTCCAGACCAACATCCTGGCGCTGAACGCGGCGGTGGAAGCCGCGCGGGCCGGCGAGCAGGGGCGCGGCTTCGCGGTGGTGGCGGGCGAGGTGCGCGCGCTCGCGCAGCGCAGCGCGAACGCGGCCAAGGAGATCAAGACGCTGATCGAGAACAGCGTCGAGCGCGTGGCGTCGGGCGCGCGGCGCGTGGATGACGCGGGCCGCGCGATGGACGACCTCGTCCTCCAGGTCAAGCGCGTGGCGGACCTGATCGCCGAGATCAGCTCGTCCACCTCCGAACAGAGCGTAGGCGTGGAGCAGGTCGATCGCGCGGTGATCGACCTCGACAACATCACGCAGCAGAACGCGGCGCTCGTCGAGCAGAGCGCGGCCGCCTCCGAGAGCCTGCGCCAGCAGGCCACCTCGCTGGTCGACGCGGTCGGCGTGTTCCGCTGA
- the gabD gene encoding NADP-dependent succinate-semialdehyde dehydrogenase: protein MSTAFTSALKDPSLFRQQAYFAGEWQDAATGAAFEVRNPATGELIGTAPLAGAAETRRAIEAANAAWPAWRKRTAKERAAILRKWYELMLAHADDLALILTTEQGKPLAEAKGEIQYAASFIEWFAEEGKRVYGDTIPTPAGDRRIVVVKEPVGVCAAITPWNFPAAMITRKAGPALAAGCPIVVKPAEATPFSALALAVLAERAGVPAGVFSVVTGEPKAIGGELTGNPTVRKLSFTGSTPIGRLLMAQCAPTVKKVSLELGGNAPFIVFDDADLDAAVAGAIASKYRNSGQTCVCTNRFYVHDKVYDAFADKLRAAVGQLKVGRGTEAGVAQGPLINEAAVLKVEAHIEDALARGARVTTGGKRHALGHGFFEPTVLTGVTSDMKVAREETFGPLAPLLRFTSDDEVVALANDTEFGLAAYFYSRDIGRVWRVAEALEYGMVGINTGLISNEVAPFGGVKQSGMGREGSHYGIDDYVVIKYLCMGV, encoded by the coding sequence ATGAGCACCGCATTCACCTCCGCACTGAAGGACCCGTCGCTGTTCCGTCAGCAGGCCTATTTCGCCGGCGAATGGCAGGACGCCGCGACCGGCGCCGCGTTCGAGGTCCGCAACCCCGCTACCGGCGAGCTGATCGGCACCGCGCCGCTGGCCGGCGCGGCCGAGACGCGCCGCGCGATCGAGGCGGCCAACGCCGCCTGGCCGGCGTGGCGCAAGCGCACCGCGAAGGAGCGCGCCGCGATCCTGCGCAAGTGGTACGAGCTGATGCTCGCGCACGCCGACGACCTCGCGCTGATCCTCACCACCGAGCAGGGCAAGCCGCTCGCCGAGGCGAAGGGCGAGATCCAGTACGCCGCGTCGTTCATCGAGTGGTTCGCCGAGGAAGGCAAGCGCGTGTACGGCGACACGATCCCGACGCCGGCCGGCGACAGGCGCATCGTGGTGGTCAAGGAGCCGGTGGGGGTCTGCGCGGCGATCACGCCGTGGAATTTCCCGGCCGCGATGATCACGCGCAAGGCCGGCCCGGCGCTCGCGGCCGGCTGCCCGATCGTGGTCAAGCCGGCCGAGGCCACGCCGTTCTCGGCGCTCGCGCTGGCCGTGCTGGCCGAGCGCGCGGGCGTGCCGGCCGGTGTGTTCAGCGTGGTGACGGGCGAGCCGAAGGCGATCGGCGGCGAGCTGACCGGCAACCCCACGGTGCGCAAGCTCTCGTTCACGGGCTCCACGCCGATCGGCCGGCTGCTGATGGCGCAGTGCGCGCCGACCGTCAAGAAGGTCTCGCTCGAACTGGGCGGCAACGCGCCATTCATCGTGTTCGACGACGCCGACCTGGACGCGGCCGTGGCCGGCGCGATCGCCTCGAAGTACCGCAACAGCGGCCAGACCTGCGTCTGCACCAACCGCTTCTACGTCCACGACAAGGTCTACGACGCGTTCGCCGACAAGCTGCGCGCGGCCGTCGGGCAGCTCAAGGTCGGCCGCGGCACCGAGGCCGGCGTGGCGCAAGGCCCGCTGATCAACGAGGCGGCCGTGCTGAAGGTGGAGGCGCATATCGAGGACGCGCTCGCCAGGGGCGCGCGCGTGACCACCGGCGGCAAGCGCCACGCGCTCGGCCACGGCTTCTTCGAGCCGACCGTGCTGACCGGCGTCACGTCCGACATGAAGGTCGCGAGGGAGGAAACCTTCGGCCCGCTCGCGCCGCTGTTGCGCTTCACCTCGGACGACGAGGTGGTGGCGCTCGCGAACGACACCGAGTTCGGCCTCGCCGCCTACTTCTACAGCCGCGACATCGGCCGCGTCTGGCGCGTGGCCGAGGCGCTCGAGTACGGCATGGTGGGCATCAACACCGGGCTGATCTCGAACGAGGTCGCGCCGTTCGGCGGCGTCAAGCAGTCGGGGATGGGCCGCGAGGGCTCGCACTACGGGATCGACGACTACGTCGTGATCAAGTATCTGTGCATGGGGGTGTGA